From bacterium:
TACATCGACTGGCACGTCGTGTCGCGCCTCGACCGTCTCTTCGTCAAGATGTTTTCCGAAGAGGAAGACCTCGACGTCTTCCTGATGATCGACACCAGCCGGTCGATGGCGGCGGGGGGCCCGAGCAAGCTCCTCCTCGCCAAGCAGCTGGCCGCCGCGATCGGCTACATCGGCCTCGTCAATCTTGACCGGGTGGGAGTCAGCGCGTTCGCGTCCACGATCGGGCCGCGGCTCGACCGCCTGAGGGGACGCGCCCGGGCCTTTGATCTGTTGGGCTTCCTGAGCGGTCTCGAGCCGTCGGGGGAGACGGACCTCACGCTGGCGATGCGCCGGCAGCTGGCGGCGACGCGCCGGCGGGGCCTTCTCGTGGTGCTGACGGACCTGCTCGATCCCCACGGCTACGAGCGGGCGCTGCTCTTGGCGCGGCACCGTCGGTTCGAAACGTATCTGATCCACATCCTCGCCGACGAGGAACTGGTGCCCGCCTTCGCGGGCGATCTCCGATTGGTGGACGCGGAAACGGGGCGGGCGGTCGAGGTGACGGTGGATGCGGAAGCGCTTCGCGCCTACGCGGAGGCCCGGGACGCGTTTCTGCACGGCGTGGAGCGGTTCTGCTTCCGGCACGGCGTCGAATACCTGCGCACGACGACGACCGTGCCGGTGGAGACGCTGGTCTTGCGCTGGTTGCGGCAGGGAGGGCTCCTCCAGTGATCCTGGGCGTGCCCGCGGCGCTGTGGGGGCTCGCCACCCTCCCGTTCCTCATCCTGCTTTACCTGCTGCGGGTGCGCCGGCGGGACCATCCGGTGAGCAGCGTGCTGCTGTGGCAGCGGTCCGCCCCGACCCTCGCCGCCTACCGACCGTCGAGGCGGATCGAGCGCAGTGTGCTGCTGCTGCTGCAGCTTCTGGCGGCGGCGGCGCTCGTGATCGGGCTCGCCCGGCCGGCGTTGGTCGCCCACGTCCCCGCGCAGGGCGACCTCATCCTGGTCCTCGATCTTTCGCTCTCCATGCGGGCCCGGGACGTTTCCCCCACCCGGTTCGAGCGGGCGCGGGCCGAGGCGCTGGACGCCGTTGCCCACCTGCGCGGGGGGGGGAGGGTCG
This genomic window contains:
- a CDS encoding DUF58 domain-containing protein; translation: MTERATAGIRVERPLLLDPAFLQKLDTLSLLTRRRVRGAQRGERRSTARGRGLEFDDYRAYQPGDDYRYIDWHVVSRLDRLFVKMFSEEEDLDVFLMIDTSRSMAAGGPSKLLLAKQLAAAIGYIGLVNLDRVGVSAFASTIGPRLDRLRGRARAFDLLGFLSGLEPSGETDLTLAMRRQLAATRRRGLLVVLTDLLDPHGYERALLLARHRRFETYLIHILADEELVPAFAGDLRLVDAETGRAVEVTVDAEALRAYAEARDAFLHGVERFCFRHGVEYLRTTTTVPVETLVLRWLRQGGLLQ